Proteins encoded by one window of Cyanobium sp. NS01:
- a CDS encoding hemolysin family protein translates to MLLLALPVLLLLQAFFSAGELAVIKLRPSRVSQLLESGEPGARAVAALQRRLRRVLVATQLGAVLALVAIGWAGRAVADRFTEAWAALGLPSAWLDGGVFLALVLAATVLGGLAPKAWVLHSPESSALRLSPLLVAVSRSLAPVIGLIERISAIVLRLLGLPSNWDELVPMLSAGELETLIESGSVTGLMPDERNILEGVFSLRDTLVREVMVPRSGMVTLPIDVTFAELMRAVHDTAHARFPVLGSSLDDVKGLLDLRRLADPIARGLLSPDTPLAPFVVPVAQVQESTPLAELLPLIRSGQPLLVVVDEHGGTEGLVTVADLTSEIVGDDDDPRERLDELQQLREGCWLAVGDLEIVELNRQLPVPLPEAEGHHTLAGFLLERLQHIPAAGESLRWKGYHFRILAMEGPRIAQVEIERRPDSSPVAAAQEADGSERQQGSGDH, encoded by the coding sequence ATCCTGCTGCTTGCCCTGCCCGTTCTGCTGCTGCTGCAGGCCTTCTTCTCGGCCGGCGAGCTGGCGGTGATCAAGCTCCGCCCCAGCCGTGTGAGCCAGTTGCTCGAGAGTGGCGAACCCGGGGCCAGGGCCGTGGCCGCGCTGCAGCGGCGGCTGCGGCGGGTTCTGGTGGCCACCCAGCTCGGCGCCGTGCTCGCCCTGGTGGCGATCGGCTGGGCTGGCCGCGCGGTGGCCGATCGGTTCACCGAGGCCTGGGCGGCCCTCGGGCTTCCCTCAGCCTGGCTGGATGGAGGGGTGTTTCTGGCCCTGGTGCTGGCGGCCACCGTGCTCGGCGGCCTGGCCCCCAAGGCCTGGGTGCTGCACAGCCCCGAGAGTTCGGCCCTGCGCCTCTCGCCCCTGCTGGTGGCGGTGAGCAGGAGCCTCGCCCCGGTGATTGGCCTGATCGAGCGGATCTCGGCCATCGTGCTGCGGCTGCTGGGCCTGCCCAGCAACTGGGATGAGCTGGTGCCGATGCTATCCGCCGGTGAGCTGGAAACCCTGATCGAATCGGGCAGTGTCACCGGGCTGATGCCCGATGAGCGCAACATCCTCGAAGGTGTGTTCTCCCTGCGCGACACCCTGGTGCGGGAGGTGATGGTGCCCCGCTCGGGCATGGTCACCCTCCCCATCGACGTGACCTTCGCGGAGCTGATGCGGGCGGTGCATGACACAGCCCACGCCCGCTTCCCCGTGCTGGGCAGCTCCCTCGATGATGTGAAAGGCCTGCTGGATCTGCGGCGCCTGGCCGATCCGATCGCCCGAGGATTGCTCAGTCCCGACACCCCCCTGGCCCCCTTTGTGGTGCCGGTGGCCCAGGTGCAGGAGAGCACCCCCCTGGCCGAGCTGCTGCCCCTGATCCGCAGCGGCCAGCCGCTGCTGGTGGTGGTGGATGAGCACGGCGGCACCGAGGGCCTGGTCACCGTGGCTGACCTCACCAGCGAGATCGTCGGAGATGACGACGACCCCCGGGAGCGGCTCGACGAGCTGCAGCAGCTCAGGGAAGGCTGCTGGTTGGCGGTGGGCGATCTCGAGATCGTGGAACTGAACCGGCAGTTGCCCGTGCCCCTGCCTGAGGCGGAGGGCCACCACACCCTGGCGGGCTTCCTCCTGGAGCGGCTGCAGCACATCCCCGCCGCTGGCGAGAGCCTGCGCTGGAAGGGCTACCACTTCCGCATCCTGGCCATGGAGGGTCCGCGGATCGCCCAGGTGGAGATCGAGCGGCGCCCCGACAGCAGCCCAGTGGCGGCAGCCCAGGAGGCCGATGGCTCAGAGCGGCAGCAGGGGAGCGGCGATCATTGA